Within the candidate division WOR-3 bacterium genome, the region GAATTAAAGACCGAAATTCCTGCAACTCCGAAGGTTGAAGAATCAGTAACCGAAATCCAGAGCGACCTTGAGATATTAGCCGACTTGAGTAAAGAAATTGAGGGATTTACTCCGATCACCGAGGAAATGCAACCCTCTAAAGAAGTGATTTCAGAACCGATCACAGAGGCTAAGGCACCGGAAGAACCAGCCGCAGAAACAAAATCCGTAGAGGTACCTCCCTTGGAAGGGCAGATAGCCGACATTGATTTTTTACTTAAAGAATCAGAAGTTGTCCCCCCGACTCCACGCAATTTTGAAGTTGCCAAGCAGTTTGACGAATTCCGAACCAGCATTACTTGGGAGATTGATGATACTAACAAAAAGATGAATTTAGCAAGGATGGCATTAGATTCAGGCTTATACGAGATTGCCCTTTCCTATTTGGAAGAGGAGAAGGAGCGTAAGGAATTCTGGCCTGGTTCGGTGGAAATATTGGGGCAGGCACTAATAAAATTGGGACGCTACAGCGAAGCGATAAAATTAATCGGACCCATAATCCTGCTTGAGGAAATACCCGAGGATAAGAAGCTGGAATTGCGGTATTTACTAGCATCGGGATATGAAGGACTGGGCGATTTTGAGAATGCACTTCGGGAAATTGAACGGATTATTGCAATCAACCCTGATTATCGGGACGTCAAAGAGATATATACCCTGCTCGGTGGTAAGATGGAAATTCCTGTACCAGAGGCGATTGCACCAAAGACAATTTCTGAAGAATTCGGTCCTGAACCTGTTTCAGGAATTGAAGAGACCTATCCGCCGGAAAAGGTGAAGGAACCGGAACCGGTGGTTGAAGAATACTCTTCCACGGAGCCAATGATGGGAACATTTCCGGAAAGGATTGAAGAGAGGCCTAAGGAAATTATTGTAGAAGAACCATTTATGGAAGAAAAAATCGCCTTCAAAGAAGAATATCCCGAAGAGAGAAGGATGGAGGTGGATGAAAAAGGCGAAAATATTGCTTTTCTATAAACCAGGAGGCTAAGTGGGTTATCAAGAATTTTATCAACTAAAGTTTGAGCCGTTTGCAAATCTTCCCGACCCGAAATTTTATTTTAATTCACCACAACATGCACTCGCTAAGGAGTATCTGATGCATGCGGCACGGGGCACGAGAGGATTGGCGATATTGTTGGGTGACATTGGCACGGGTAAGACAATGTTGGTGCGTAAATTATTAACCGAACTTCAAACCACTGGAAAATTTCAGGTGGGAATGATCGTTTTGACTCACTCCGATTTTCCCACCAATTGGCTTTTTTCAAAGATTGCCAATCTTATCGGATTGAGTGATTTAGGAACAACAACTACCGAAATAATCTCGCGCATATCAAACCGCTTACGAGAGATATACCGACGGAATGAAAGAACTGTTATAATCATTGATGAGGCAAATAAGTTAAAAAGTCCGGATATTCTTGAAGAAATCCGGGGTTTATTGAATTTAGAAATTGCCGACACCAGACTGATCTCATTTATTCTAAGTGGTTTACCAGAACTGGAATCATTTTTGATGATGAACCGGGCACTTTATCAACGGATCGCCGTGAAGGTAAAATTAAAACCCATGGGCAGCGAGACGATTCGGGCCTACATTGCCCATCGCCTGAAAATTGCCGGTGCCCAACGTCCGATTTTCACCCCAATGGCGCAGGAGATCATCTGTAGATATTCTGAAGGTAGACCGCGCCTCGTCAATATTATCTGTGATAATGCCCTGCTGGAGGGATATGTCCAGCGAAAGCAGACGATTGACGAGGCCGTTGTTGAACGAGTGATAAGCAATTTAGGTTTGAGATTTGAATAATGGGTGATGTTGGTGCTATTAAAAGATATGTTGCCGAATTACAGGCAAAAGGCGAAATAAATAAAGCCATTGCCGAACTGGAAAAGGCAATAAAAGAATTTCCTAAAGAGGGTTCTTTATTCAATATCTTAGGTGATTTGTATATCAAAGTCAACCGCCAGAAAGAAGCCTTAGATATCTACGAACAGGGTGCTTTTGCTCTTGCGGAGGAGACCTTCTATTCAAATGCCGTATCAATGTGTAAAAAGATCCTCCGGTTGGATAAGGAAAGGACAGAGATTTATAAACTCCTCGGTGATTGCCATAAAGAACTCGGACTTTATGTGGAAGCCGCAAATTATTATCTGGAATATGCGGATCGGAAGTTGAAGAATAACGAAATTGACGCGGCACTTAAGACTTATGAGGCGATAAAAGAACTTGTTCCCAACAATTATAAGATCATACAGACCATCTCCGCCATTTATGAGAAGATCGGCCGGAAAGAACAGAGTGCCGATTTATTGAAAGAAGCCGAGCAGATTCAGCTAAAACAAAGAGAGTTGAAGGAACCGACGACGCCTTCGGCTGCTCCGGTGACGGTTGAAGAACCAAAAGTGGAAATACCCGAACCTTTAGCTGTGGAAACCGTTAGGCCGGTGAAGACCGAACCTATGGAGCCTGTAAGTACTCCAAAAGTTGAAGAAGAAAAAGAAACTGTTGAATCAATAAAGGTACCTGAAATATCTCCGACGGAACCGGAGAAAGCAGAAGTTGAAGAAGTCAAACCGGCAGAAAAGGAAGAGATTTCTCTCGAGGATTTTGTCTCGCCTGAGGTGGCACAATTGTTGAAAGATGAAGTTGAGACGAAACCACCACCGGTAGAAGTTGTGGAAGAAGTTCCTGCAGAGCCGGAAGAGCTTTCTGAGATTGAAAAGACAAAACAACTTGCGGAAATATATCTCAATTTAGGTGAGGATGAAGAAGCAATAAATTGTTTCCGGGACGCGGCTGCCATGGCATTTAAAGAGAAGAAATATGATCAGGCTATGGATTTATACAAAAGGGTTGCTGACCTGAGACCTCTGGATTTGAAGTCGCGACAGCGGTTGATCGAAATTGCCAAGTTGCAGGGTGATAAAGCACTCCAAGTGAATTTTATGATTGAACTTGCAGAGACTCTTTATAGGCGCGAGGCTCGAACCGAGGCGCAATCCGTTCTGCGCAAAATATTAGAGATAGACCCTCAACATGCACTCGCACAAAGTATGCTTGAAGAAGAAACAAGCGCAAAAGAATATATTGACTTGGGGCAGGTGTTAAAGAGTGAAATTGAGGGGGAAGGGGCTTCTTCTACACTCCAGAATATTCATGATTTGATTTCGCAGTTCCGCAAAGAGGTATTTGAGTCGATCGGAGAAGGTGATTATCGTTCTCATTATGACTTGGGTGTGGCCTACAAGGGCATGGGACTATATCAGGAGGCAATAGAAGAATTTGAGATTGCTGCTCGGGATGAGAATTTGAAATTGAAGTCTTATGAGATGATCGCAGCATGTCTCATTGAAAAAGGGAATGTGGAGGAGGCGATAAAGGTATTGAATGAAGGACTCGCGATCCCCAATCGGCCGGTTCGGGAGTATTTTGGTCTTCATTTCCTTTTAGGAAATGCCTATGAGATGCAAAACAATTTAAAGATGGCAATCAAATCTTATGTAAACGCGGCAAATATTGATAAAACAGTGCCCGATTTGTTGAAAAAGATAAATGAATTAAAGGACAAGCTTACCGAGGAATTAAAAAAGCGGGCACAAGCAACTCCGCCGCCAACTTCGGCACCCCCGAGCGAGGAAACTATTAAACCAAAGAAATCAAAGGTTACTTATCTCTAAAAAGGAGTAGAGATTGGGATACGAAAGTTTTTATAAATTAAAAGAACACCCCTTCAGTTTTACCACTGATGAAAAATTCTATTATAATTCACCACAGCATGCCAAGGCATTGGCAAAACTTACCCATGCGGTGGAGACGGAGAAAGGATTGGCTTTGTTGATCGGCGACATCGGAACCGGGAAGACGACGCTTTCCCGCCGATTGCTGGACCAGTTGATCAGCAATAATGTGGAAGCCACGCTGCTGGTTATTATCCACTCTGAAATAACTTCACTATGGTTTCTTAAAAAAATCGCTCTGATGCTTGAAACACCGGTGGAATCCGACAATAAGATTGAAATCATTACCGCCGTCTATCATCGGTTGCTTGATCTGGCGAGCAAGAATAAAAAAGTTGTCATTCTAATTGACGAAGCAAATATGCTCCAGCGCAAGGATTTGATGGAAGAAATACGGGGTTTATTAAATCTTGAATCCGAACATGGCAAACTTTTGAATTTTATTCTTTTTGGTCTACCGGAGATGGAAGATTATCTGAAGCTCGATCCACCCCTTTACCAGCGTGTTGCCGTTCGTTGCGTTCTGGAGGCATTGGATCAGGAGACGACCCATAATTATATTGTCCACCGGCTTCGGGTGGCGGGTTGTGCACGTCCGCTTTTCACGGGTGGGGCAATGAAGGCGATTTATCAATATTCAAAAGGTGTCCCCCGGACGATAAATGCGATCTGTGACAATGCTTTGCTTGAAGGTTTCCTTTTGAAAAAAGAAATCGTTGATGAAAAAATCATTCTGGATGTTTGTCGCGATCTCGGGCTAACTTAGGAACCAATCATTTGACACCCTTTTCTGCCGATCTTCATATCCACACTACCTGTTCTGATGGTGTATATACTCCAGAGGAAGTTGTTGATATTGCACTCAAATCACAAATTTCGACAATTGCCATTGCGGACCACGACTCGATTGCCGGTATTGATCGGGCAATCAAATACGCTCAAAACCGCCTGGAGATTATTCCTGCTGTGGAATTAAGCTCCAATATTGGAAAATTGGATATCCACCTTCTTGGCTATTACATTGATTACCATTCATCAGCTCTGATTGATTATCTGGAAGATTTTCGAATCTACCGGGTGGAACGGGCAAAAAAAATTGTTGAAAAATTAAATCGCTCTGGCATAAGGCTTGATTTTGAATTTGTTAAATTGATTGCAAAAGATAGTGTGATAGGTAGGCCCCATATTGCGGAAGCACTGGTTAAGACGGGCTATGCCCGTTCAGTAAGCGAGGCATTCGCGCGATATCTTGGCTACCACTGTAGTTTCTATGAACCTAAAAAAGAGATAAGCCCTAAAAAGGCGATTGAAAAAATAAAAAATTGCGGAGGTATCCCTGTGATTGCACATCCCGGGATGATAGGTAAAGATAATGGTGTGGTTTATAAATTG harbors:
- a CDS encoding AAA family ATPase; protein product: MGYESFYKLKEHPFSFTTDEKFYYNSPQHAKALAKLTHAVETEKGLALLIGDIGTGKTTLSRRLLDQLISNNVEATLLVIIHSEITSLWFLKKIALMLETPVESDNKIEIITAVYHRLLDLASKNKKVVILIDEANMLQRKDLMEEIRGLLNLESEHGKLLNFILFGLPEMEDYLKLDPPLYQRVAVRCVLEALDQETTHNYIVHRLRVAGCARPLFTGGAMKAIYQYSKGVPRTINAICDNALLEGFLLKKEIVDEKIILDVCRDLGLT
- a CDS encoding AAA family ATPase; the encoded protein is MGYQEFYQLKFEPFANLPDPKFYFNSPQHALAKEYLMHAARGTRGLAILLGDIGTGKTMLVRKLLTELQTTGKFQVGMIVLTHSDFPTNWLFSKIANLIGLSDLGTTTTEIISRISNRLREIYRRNERTVIIIDEANKLKSPDILEEIRGLLNLEIADTRLISFILSGLPELESFLMMNRALYQRIAVKVKLKPMGSETIRAYIAHRLKIAGAQRPIFTPMAQEIICRYSEGRPRLVNIICDNALLEGYVQRKQTIDEAVVERVISNLGLRFE
- a CDS encoding PHP domain-containing protein; protein product: MTPFSADLHIHTTCSDGVYTPEEVVDIALKSQISTIAIADHDSIAGIDRAIKYAQNRLEIIPAVELSSNIGKLDIHLLGYYIDYHSSALIDYLEDFRIYRVERAKKIVEKLNRSGIRLDFEFVKLIAKDSVIGRPHIAEALVKTGYARSVSEAFARYLGYHCSFYEPKKEISPKKAIEKIKNCGGIPVIAHPGMIGKDNGVVYKLIDDGAWGIEVWHPEHTRKQEDDFYEIAVKHGLLMTGGSDFHGYPRGYCRIGEYGCNEIHVACLKEKNKR
- a CDS encoding tetratricopeptide repeat protein; the protein is MGDVGAIKRYVAELQAKGEINKAIAELEKAIKEFPKEGSLFNILGDLYIKVNRQKEALDIYEQGAFALAEETFYSNAVSMCKKILRLDKERTEIYKLLGDCHKELGLYVEAANYYLEYADRKLKNNEIDAALKTYEAIKELVPNNYKIIQTISAIYEKIGRKEQSADLLKEAEQIQLKQRELKEPTTPSAAPVTVEEPKVEIPEPLAVETVRPVKTEPMEPVSTPKVEEEKETVESIKVPEISPTEPEKAEVEEVKPAEKEEISLEDFVSPEVAQLLKDEVETKPPPVEVVEEVPAEPEELSEIEKTKQLAEIYLNLGEDEEAINCFRDAAAMAFKEKKYDQAMDLYKRVADLRPLDLKSRQRLIEIAKLQGDKALQVNFMIELAETLYRREARTEAQSVLRKILEIDPQHALAQSMLEEETSAKEYIDLGQVLKSEIEGEGASSTLQNIHDLISQFRKEVFESIGEGDYRSHYDLGVAYKGMGLYQEAIEEFEIAARDENLKLKSYEMIAACLIEKGNVEEAIKVLNEGLAIPNRPVREYFGLHFLLGNAYEMQNNLKMAIKSYVNAANIDKTVPDLLKKINELKDKLTEELKKRAQATPPPTSAPPSEETIKPKKSKVTYL